CGTAAAGCAGTTTGCTGGAATTGCTAGCTATTTTTTGATCGCGAATGGCGAGGCATACGGGCAGCTTTCTCGGCCGTCTTCAGCGCTGCGATCACCCGAGCAAAAACCGCCCCCCGCAGGGGGCATCATCGCAGTCGGGTTTTCCCATCCAGCGAAATCATATGACCGAACCGGAAATTATTCTCTACACACGTCTCGGCTGCCACCTCTGCGACGACGCGAAATCCATGTTGGAAAGCCACCGCTTGGCGGTGAAGTGCGTCGACATCGACACCGACCCCGCTCTGGTCGAGCGCTTCGGGCTGTGCGTTCCCGTGGTTTTCATTGATGGCCGGGAACGATTTCGCGGCCGGATCGATCCCGTCTTACTGCGGCGGCTGTTGAAGCGGCACTGAACAACGTTGTTGAAATAGGGCCCCGGTTCGCGCACTCCGGTCCCGCTTCCGACCGTCGGACAACTCGCCGCCGGTGCAATCCTTTCAATCCGAAGCAGTCTCGGCAAGATTCAGCCCGAATTGCTTGCCTCCGCGGATTCGACGGGCTACTTCTATTGATGGGGCTTCTTTCGCCTCGACAAACCGCAAAGTTCTTTTGCGGACCGATGCGGTTCCATCTTCTTGGACAAGCGATCTCACAGCAGCGGCGGAGTCAAGCGGTGTCTTTTCAACCATATTTAAACCGATGGTCTCACGGTGCGCCTCGCGCGGATGTCTCGATTTATAGCCTGATGCATAAGATCCTCGAAGCCGAGCGGGCGCGAGACATCGCAGAGCGTCGTGGCGGCCGCCGTCACCCTTATCGCTGCACGCAATGGGTCGCTGCCGTGGATGAACGCTCGGGCGGCGAATTGGAATTCCGGCCAGTTCAGTGCGTCGATCTTTCGGCGGCGGGGCTGTTATATTTGGCCGACGAACCGCCGGCGACAACCGAGCTTGTCGTGGCGCTTGGCAGCAAGCAGCCGATTCGGCTTCGAGCGCAGGTCCTTCGTGCCGACCGCATTGTCCAGCGGGGCCGGATCATGCACCGCGTCGCCTGTCGATTCACCGACCGCACGATCTAATCTCTGCCACAGCATAGTGCCGCGTGCGTCCTCTTAAGACGCCGGGGACTAGCACACCGCACCGTCGCGTGTAACATTAGTGGCACGCACGCCGGAACAGGGCTTCGCAGCGGGAACGCGCATGCACACGCTTGGCGTGCAGCGGCTTCCAGCCAGCAAGGCGTACAACTTACGTCAGCAATGGACGGGGCCCTTCGTGCTTCGCTCGCTTGCGTCTTGGACGGACTAGACAGCGCGGCCTGGCTCGGTTCGACCGGGCCGGTTGGCGGCAGCCAAAGCAACCTCGCCTTTGCAGAATCCAGACTTGATCCATCCGCCTATGAACACTTTTCGGAAGCTATTGGTTGCGAACCGCAGCGAAATCGCGATTCGCGTCTTCCGCGCCGCCCACGAACTAGGCATTCGGACCGTCGCCATCTATTCGCATGAGGATCGCTTCGCGCTCCATCGCTTCAAGGCCGATGAAGCGTATCAGGTCGGCAAGGTCGGCGAGCCGATTCGGGCGTATTTGGATATCCCCGGCGTCATCGCGGTGGCGAAGCTGCACGAGGTCGATGCCATCCATCCCGGCTACGGCTTCTTGGCCGAGAACCCGGCCCTGCGGCTGGCATGTGACGAAGCGGGCATCAAGTTGGTCGGGCCGCGGGCCGAATTGCTCGAGCAACTAGGCGATAAAACCGCCGCCCGGGCGATCGCCGACATGGCGAAAGTGCCGATCCTTGCGGGCACGAAAGCCGTCCGGAATCTGGCCGAGGCGCGCCGCCTCGCCGCGGGCCTCGGTTATCCGATCATGCTCAAAGCCTCGCATGGCGGCGGCGGTCGGGGGATGCGCGTCGTGTTGAGCGAAGACGAGCTGGCCCCCAATCTCGAACAAGCGCAGCGCGAATCGCTCAACGCCTTCGGCAGTTCGGATGTGTTTCTCGAAAAATATATCCGCCGCGCTCGCCATATCGAAGTGCAACTGCTGGGAGACGAGCACGGCAATCTCGTGCATCTCTACGAACGCGATTGCTCGCTCCAGCGGCGGAATCAAAAGGTCGTCGAAATTGCGCCGGCCCCAAATCTCGAACCCGACCTGCGACGCCGGCTCTGCGAAGCTGCCCTGGCGATCGGCCGGGCCGTTCGCTACGAAAACGCCGGCACCGTCGAATTCTTGCTCGACGTCGAAAGCGGCCAGTTCTATTTCATCGAAGTCAATCCGCGCATCCAAGTCGAGCACACTGTCACGGAAGAAGTGACCGGCATCGATATCGTGCGCAGCCAAATTTTCGTCGCTGCCGGCTATCGGCTTGATTCGCCGGAAGTCGGCATCAAGAACCAAGATTCGATCCACACGACCGGCTTCGCCTTCCAATGCCGGGTGACGACCGAGGATCCGGAAAACCGCTTCGTGCCCGACTACGGGCGAATCATGGCCTACCGCTCGGCGAGCGGACTGGGAATTCGCTTGGATGCTGGAACGGCATTTTCCGGCGCGGTGGTGACGCCGTATTACGATTCGCTATTGGTGAAAGTGTCGGCTCGCGGGACCCGGCTCGCAGAAGCATCGCGGCGGATGGAGCGGTGCTTGCAAGAGTTTCGCGTGCGCGGCGTGAAGACAAACATCCCATTTCTGATCAACCTGATCACGCATCCGAGTTTTCTCGCCGGCAAATGCACGACGCGGTTCATCGACGAGACGCCCGAGTTGTTCCAGTTCATCGTCCGCCGCGATCGGGCGACAAAGCTGTTGCAATACCTCGGGGAAGTGTTGGTGAACGGCAATGCACTGGTCAAAGACCGCCCGCGCAGCACGCGCCGCGAGCCGGCCCCCATTCCGCCATGCAATCTGAAGCAAACGGCGCCGGACGGCACACGGCAGCGGTTGCAAAAACTCGGGCCGGAGAAATTCGCGGCTTGGGTATTGAAGCAGAAGCCGCTGCTGATGACCGACACCACGTTTCGCGACGCGCATCAATCGCTGCTGGCGACGCGCATGCGCACGTTCGACATGCTCGAAATCGCGGAAACCTACGCTCGGCTCGCGCCGCAAATGTTTTCGATCGAAATGTGGGGCGGAGCGACGTTCGACACGGCCATGCGGTTTCTCAAAGAATCCCCCTGGCAGCGCTTGGCCGACCTGCGCACGCGAATCCCCAATGTCTTGTTCCAAATGCTTTTGCGGGCCTCGAACGCCGTCGGCTATACGAACTATCCCGACAATGTGGTGGCGGCATTCGTTCACGAGTCGGCCCAGGCCGGCATCGATCTGTTCCGCATTTTCGATCCGCTGAACTGGACCGACAACATGCGCGTGGCCATGGATGCCGTGCAAAAATCGGGCATGCTCTGCGAGGCGGCGATCTGCTACACCGGCGACATTCTCGACGCCGGCCGGCCGAAATACGATCTGAAATACTATGTCGAGTTGGCCAAGCAGCTCGAACGCATGGGCGCGCATATCCTGGCGATCAAGGATATGGCCGGTTTGTGCAAGCCCTTTGCGGCTCGCGAACTCGTCAAAACGTTGAAGCAGGAAATCGGCATCCCGATCCATTTTCACACGCACGACACCAGCGGCATCTCCGCCGCGAGCGTGTTGAAAGCGGCGGAAGTCGGGCTCGATATCGCCGACGGCGCGAGCGCTCCGATGTCGGGCCTCACCTCGCAGCCGAACTTGAACGCCATCGTCGATTCGCTGCGCTTCACCCCGCGCGAAACCGAGCTCGACCCGGCCGCGCTTCGCGAACTGGCTCATTATTGGCAAGCCGTTCGCGAGTTTTACACGCCCTTCGAAAGCGACATGAAAGCGCCCGATTCCGATCTCTATTTGCATGAAATGCCGGGCGGGCAATTCACCAACCTGCAAGAGCAAGCCCGGGCGTTGGGACTCATGGCCCGTTGGCCCGAAATCTGCCAGACTTATGCGGCCGTGAATCAGTTGCTCGGCGATATCGTCAAGGTAACGCCCACTTCGAAGGCGGTCGGCGATATGGCCCTGTTTCTGGTGACGAACAACCTGACTGCCGAAGACGTGCTCGATCCAGGCCGCGAGCTGGCCTATCCCGAATCGGTGATCGATTTGCTGGCCGGGCGGATGGGGCAGAACCCGGGCGGATTCCCGGTCGCGGTGAAGAAACGCGTGTTGCGTGATCAAAAGCCGGTTCGCGGCCGGCCCGGCGCCTCGCTGCCGCCCGCCGATTTCGCAGTCGCCGCTGAAAAGGTCAAGAAACTGGTGGATCGCGAGCCGAGCAGTCAGGAAGTGGTGTCGTACCTGCTGTATCCACGCGTGTTTCAAGACTTCGCAAGCCACGAGAAGACCTATTCCGACACGAGCATGCTCCCGACTCCGGCATTCCTTTATAGCCAGCAGCAGGGCGAGGAGCTTTCGGTCGACATCGAGCCGGGCAAAACGCTGATCGTCAAACTGCTCACGATCAGCGAACCGCACGCCGATGCCCGGCGCACCGTGTTTTTCGAACTAAACGGCCAGCCTCGTTCCGTAAGCGTCGGCGATCGAACACTGGAGACGACGGTGGTTCGCCGGCCGAAGGCCGATCCGGCCGACGCAAAACAGATCGCCGCCCCCATGCCGGGCTTGGTGGTCGGCGTGGCGGTGAAAATCGGCGACGCGGTTCGCCGCGGACAAAAACTGCTTACACTAGAAGCCATGAAAATGGAAACCACGCTCTACGCCGAAGCCGATGGCCGCGTGGCCGACCTGCTGGTGAAGCCGGGCACGCCCGTCGAAGCCGGCGAACTCGTCGCTCGGATGGAGTAGAGCCGCCGTCGAGCTGGCCGGCTAGCGGGCGACAGATTGCAAGCCCTTTGATAATCGCGTTCGCGAAATTTGATCGATCGATCGCAACTCACTTCAGGAGGAATTGACTTATGGCTAAAACGACTTGCCCAATCAACCGCGCTGAGTTCCACAAAGATGCCAAGCAGGTCGAGCTGACGATCAACGGCGTGCCGATGATCGCGGAAGTGCGCGAATTCTCGACCGGTTCGCTCGGCTGGTATTTGAACGGCAAGACGACCGTCAAGGTCGGCGAAAAAAATGTCACCGTTCAAATCGGCCTCAATATGACGATCGTCGGCTCGAAAGAACTGCCGAAGTAAATGACGAATGTCGAAGCATGAATGACGAAATAACGCGCGCAGCCGCAAGCGCACTTCCGACCCGCTCGATATTGCTGACCGCTTGCGGTTTCGCGCGTCTAACCCCTCACCCTCACCCTCGCCCTTGCTCTCGCCATGCACGCCATCGTTTTGCAACAGCCGCGGCAGTTTGAATCGGTCGAAATCGACGAGCCGCTCGCCCCGCAGCCGGGCGAGGTGCTGGTGCGCGTCCACCGCGTCGGTATTTGCGGCACCGATATCAGCGGCTATCTCGGCAAATTTCCATTTTATAGTTACCCGCGGATTCCCGGCCATGAATTGGGCGTCGAGGTGCTGGCCGTCGGCGCCGACGTGAGCAACGTCAAGCCGGGCGAGCGCTGCTCCGTCGAACCCTATATCAACTGCCAGACCTGCTATTCCTGCCGCCACGGCCGGCCGAATTGCTGCCAGAATCTGCGGGTGTTGGGCGTGCACACCGACGGCGGAATGCGGTCGCGGTTTATCGTACCCGCTCGCAAGCTTCACGCTTCCGCCAAGCTTTCGGTCGAACAATTGGCGCTGGTGGAAACGCTGGCGATCGGCTGCCATGCCGTCGATCGAGCCGCCCCCCGGGCCGACGAGCACGTGCTGGTGATCGGCGCCGGCCCGATCGGTTTGTCCGTGCTCGAATTCGTGCGGTTGACTGGTGCAAAAATCACCGTGCTCGACTTGAACGCCCAGCGGCTCGAGTTTTGCCGGCGGATGCTGGGCATCGCCAACACGCTGCAGTCGCAGGGCGACGGCTCGGAATTGGCCGAGTTGGAAAACATCGGCGGCGGCGTTTTGCCGACCGTCGTGATCGATGCGACCGGCAATGTGAACTCGATGAACCGTTCGTTTCATTATGTCGGCCATACCGGTCGGTTGGTGTTTGTCGGCATCATCACGAGCGACGTGACCTTTTCCGATCCGCTGTTCCACAGCCGTGAGCTGACGCTATTGGCGTCGCGAAATGCGCTGTCGGCCGATTTCCGCCGCATCATCGGTTTGATCGAAGATGGGCGGATCGACACGGCTCCCTGGATCACGCACCATGCCACCTTCGCCTCGCTAGCCGCCGATTTTCCATCCTTCACCAACCCCGAAACGGGCGTCGTCAAAGCCATGGTCACCGTCGATTGAGCATCGCAATCATTAAGCCGGCTTTCCAGCGTTCGTCATTCGTGCTTCGTCATTCTTTCGACATTCGGCATTCGTCATTTGGCCGCTATGATCCGCTCCTGCGTTACCGTTAGTTTGGTGTCCGAGGCCCGCGGCGGCCCGTTCGTCTTTTGGGACGACCTGCCGGCCGCATGCCGCAGCGCGAGCGAATTGGGGTTCGACGCAATTGAAATCTTTCCACCGGCGCCGGAGGCGGTTGAAGAGATTTCGGTTCGTCGCTTGCTCGACGAGAACGGCTTGAAGCTCGCCGCTGTCGGAACCGGGGCGGGTTGGGTGCGGCACAAATTGCATCTGTGCCTGCCTGAAGCCGACAAGCGTGTTGCCGCCCGCGACTTCATTCGCCGCACGATCGATGCCGCCGGGAAGCTGGGCGCATCGACAATCATCGGATCGATGCAGGGCCGATGGTCCGAGCTAGTTTCTCGCGAGGCAGCGCTCGGCTATCTTGCCGAATCGCTCGGTGAATTGGGAGAGCACGCGCGCAAACATGGCGTGCCCTTGTTCTACGAGCCGCTCAATCGCTACGAGACGAATCTGTGCAATTCGCTCGAATCCGGCGTCGAATTGCTCGAGTCGCTATCGACCGACAATGTTCGCTTGCTGGCCGACTTGTTCCACATGAACATCGAAGAGCCGAATATTGCCGTGGCAATCCGTACGGCGGGCCGACATATCGGGCATGTCCACTTTGTCGATTCCAATCGTCGACCCGCCGGTTCGGGCCATATCGATTATGCGCCTGTCGCGGCCGCCCTGCGCGAGATCGGCTACGACGGCTATGTGTCGGCCGAGGCGCTGCCGTATCCCGACAGCCAATCGGCCGCCCGCTTGACGATCCAAGCCTACCGAAAGTACTTTCCGAAAGCATGACCAAACGCGCGAAACCGCAAGCGAGCGTCCGTGCCGCCCGCGCCTCGAGCCTCGCTTGCGGTTTCGCGCGTTGCCTTACCGATGAGTCGGCCGTGCCGGTCGCCCGTCAAAGGACAACTCCACCGTGTTGAAATACAAACTGCTGCACGGGCCGATCACGGAAATTCTTGCCGGCGCCGGCCATCATGCCAAAGTGCTGATCGCCGACGGCAACTATCCATCTTCGACGGCCCGGGGAGCGGACGCGGAAGTGATCTCGCTCGCTCTTTCGCCGGGCTTGGTCAATTGCACGCAGGTGCTGGAGGCGCTGGTCTCGGCAGTGCCCATCGAAGCCGCCAACACGATGGCCTACGAAACCACCGGCCCATATGCCTTGCAAGTCGATCCACCGGTTTGGGCCGAATATCGCCGCGTGCTAGCCGAGGCGAAACTGAATTTGAAACTCGATCCGATCGAAAAATGGGCTTTTTACGAAGCCGTCCGCAGCGTCGATCACGTGTTAACCATCCAAACCGCCGATGAACAGCGATTCGCGAATCTGTTGCTGACGATCGGGGTAAGGATGTGAATTAGGGTGAGGGAATAGGGTTAGGGGTTAGGGACGAAGCAGATTGCGCCGCGCGCGAATTTGGCCAATCGTGTGGCACTGGCCAGCGCAGTCGGCCAGTGCCGGACGGCACAAGCGGGCTGAACTGCCGATGTTTGTGACGCGAGATCGAGCAAAAACAGGTTGCACCAAATGGAATATCGATCGCTGGGAAACACGGGGCTGAAGCTGCCGGTGATTGGGTTCGGGGCTTCGTCGCTGGGACAGGAATTCCGGCAGATCGATCTGCAGGAAGCGCTACGGGCCGTGCCCGAGGCGCTCGATTGCGGGATGAACTTCATCGACACTTCGCCTTTTTATGGACGAGGAATGTCGGAGGTGCTGCTGGGTTTTGCCCTGCAAGGCATTCCGCGCGATCGATACATCTTGGGGACCAAGCTCGGCCGATATGCCGGCGCTCATTTCGATTTCTCGGCCCGGCGTGTTGCCGAGAGCATCGACATCAGCTTGGAGCGGATGCGGGTCGAATACCTCGACATCTGCTTGTGCCACGATATCGAATTCGTCGACATGGCCCAAATCGTCGAAGAAACGCTGCCGGCCATGCGGCGGGCCCAGCAGGCCGGCAAGATCCGATTCATCGGCATCTCCGGCTACCCGATGAAGATCTTTCGCTACATTCTCGATCGCGCCCCGCTCAACGTCGTATTGTCGTACAACCACTACACACTGCAAAACACGATGTTCGGCGATCTGGCGCCGTATTTGAAATCGAAGGGCGTCGGAATCATGAACGCGGCCCCGTTCTCCGCCCGATTGCTCACCAACGAACCGCTTCCGCACTGGCATAAAGCCACCGACGCCGTCCGGGCTGCTTGCCGCCGGGCCGCAGAGCATTGCCGTAGCCGCGGCATCGACATCGCCCAATTGGCATTGCAATTCTCGATCAGCAATCCCGATCTTTCGACCTGCGTCACGGGCACGGCCAATCCGGCCCGCATCCGCCAATGGGCCGCTTGGGTGGAAAAGCCGATCGACAAACCGTTGCTTGCCGAAGTGCTGGAAATCCTCAAGCCGATCCACGATTGGCACTACATCGAAGGCCGGCGGGAAAACAACGATCCGTAGGTCAAAATGCGCGCATCTTGGCCCGACGCGGTAGCGAGGAAGACGCGGGCAAGCGGCCAGCCATTTTCGATTTGGCGCGAATCGGCAGTTATCCTCCGCCGGCTTCCTTGCCAATCGCTGGCGCCGGTTTGTATATTTCGCGATTTTCTTTTCCGTGAATCCGCGACCACCAGCGCGCGTCGTGAATCACAAGCAATTCGCCGGGCTCCCCGACCTGTTCGAAGTATTCCTCATACAGCCGGACCGCCGGCGGCATCGCCGCGTTGAGCGATGATGCGAGCGTGTCAAGTCGCACTTCGGCAC
The DNA window shown above is from Pirellulales bacterium and carries:
- a CDS encoding glutaredoxin family protein, whose amino-acid sequence is MTEPEIILYTRLGCHLCDDAKSMLESHRLAVKCVDIDTDPALVERFGLCVPVVFIDGRERFRGRIDPVLLRRLLKRH
- a CDS encoding pyruvate carboxylase is translated as MNTFRKLLVANRSEIAIRVFRAAHELGIRTVAIYSHEDRFALHRFKADEAYQVGKVGEPIRAYLDIPGVIAVAKLHEVDAIHPGYGFLAENPALRLACDEAGIKLVGPRAELLEQLGDKTAARAIADMAKVPILAGTKAVRNLAEARRLAAGLGYPIMLKASHGGGGRGMRVVLSEDELAPNLEQAQRESLNAFGSSDVFLEKYIRRARHIEVQLLGDEHGNLVHLYERDCSLQRRNQKVVEIAPAPNLEPDLRRRLCEAALAIGRAVRYENAGTVEFLLDVESGQFYFIEVNPRIQVEHTVTEEVTGIDIVRSQIFVAAGYRLDSPEVGIKNQDSIHTTGFAFQCRVTTEDPENRFVPDYGRIMAYRSASGLGIRLDAGTAFSGAVVTPYYDSLLVKVSARGTRLAEASRRMERCLQEFRVRGVKTNIPFLINLITHPSFLAGKCTTRFIDETPELFQFIVRRDRATKLLQYLGEVLVNGNALVKDRPRSTRREPAPIPPCNLKQTAPDGTRQRLQKLGPEKFAAWVLKQKPLLMTDTTFRDAHQSLLATRMRTFDMLEIAETYARLAPQMFSIEMWGGATFDTAMRFLKESPWQRLADLRTRIPNVLFQMLLRASNAVGYTNYPDNVVAAFVHESAQAGIDLFRIFDPLNWTDNMRVAMDAVQKSGMLCEAAICYTGDILDAGRPKYDLKYYVELAKQLERMGAHILAIKDMAGLCKPFAARELVKTLKQEIGIPIHFHTHDTSGISAASVLKAAEVGLDIADGASAPMSGLTSQPNLNAIVDSLRFTPRETELDPAALRELAHYWQAVREFYTPFESDMKAPDSDLYLHEMPGGQFTNLQEQARALGLMARWPEICQTYAAVNQLLGDIVKVTPTSKAVGDMALFLVTNNLTAEDVLDPGRELAYPESVIDLLAGRMGQNPGGFPVAVKKRVLRDQKPVRGRPGASLPPADFAVAAEKVKKLVDREPSSQEVVSYLLYPRVFQDFASHEKTYSDTSMLPTPAFLYSQQQGEELSVDIEPGKTLIVKLLTISEPHADARRTVFFELNGQPRSVSVGDRTLETTVVRRPKADPADAKQIAAPMPGLVVGVAVKIGDAVRRGQKLLTLEAMKMETTLYAEADGRVADLLVKPGTPVEAGELVARME
- a CDS encoding zinc-binding alcohol dehydrogenase family protein; translation: MHAIVLQQPRQFESVEIDEPLAPQPGEVLVRVHRVGICGTDISGYLGKFPFYSYPRIPGHELGVEVLAVGADVSNVKPGERCSVEPYINCQTCYSCRHGRPNCCQNLRVLGVHTDGGMRSRFIVPARKLHASAKLSVEQLALVETLAIGCHAVDRAAPRADEHVLVIGAGPIGLSVLEFVRLTGAKITVLDLNAQRLEFCRRMLGIANTLQSQGDGSELAELENIGGGVLPTVVIDATGNVNSMNRSFHYVGHTGRLVFVGIITSDVTFSDPLFHSRELTLLASRNALSADFRRIIGLIEDGRIDTAPWITHHATFASLAADFPSFTNPETGVVKAMVTVD
- a CDS encoding sugar phosphate isomerase/epimerase family protein; this encodes MIRSCVTVSLVSEARGGPFVFWDDLPAACRSASELGFDAIEIFPPAPEAVEEISVRRLLDENGLKLAAVGTGAGWVRHKLHLCLPEADKRVAARDFIRRTIDAAGKLGASTIIGSMQGRWSELVSREAALGYLAESLGELGEHARKHGVPLFYEPLNRYETNLCNSLESGVELLESLSTDNVRLLADLFHMNIEEPNIAVAIRTAGRHIGHVHFVDSNRRPAGSGHIDYAPVAAALREIGYDGYVSAEALPYPDSQSAARLTIQAYRKYFPKA
- a CDS encoding RbsD/FucU family protein — translated: MLKYKLLHGPITEILAGAGHHAKVLIADGNYPSSTARGADAEVISLALSPGLVNCTQVLEALVSAVPIEAANTMAYETTGPYALQVDPPVWAEYRRVLAEAKLNLKLDPIEKWAFYEAVRSVDHVLTIQTADEQRFANLLLTIGVRM
- a CDS encoding aldo/keto reductase translates to MEYRSLGNTGLKLPVIGFGASSLGQEFRQIDLQEALRAVPEALDCGMNFIDTSPFYGRGMSEVLLGFALQGIPRDRYILGTKLGRYAGAHFDFSARRVAESIDISLERMRVEYLDICLCHDIEFVDMAQIVEETLPAMRRAQQAGKIRFIGISGYPMKIFRYILDRAPLNVVLSYNHYTLQNTMFGDLAPYLKSKGVGIMNAAPFSARLLTNEPLPHWHKATDAVRAACRRAAEHCRSRGIDIAQLALQFSISNPDLSTCVTGTANPARIRQWAAWVEKPIDKPLLAEVLEILKPIHDWHYIEGRRENNDP